From Xenopus laevis strain J_2021 chromosome 7L, Xenopus_laevis_v10.1, whole genome shotgun sequence, one genomic window encodes:
- the LOC108696787 gene encoding AP-2 complex subunit alpha-1 isoform X1: MPAVSKGDGMRGLAVFISDIRNCKSKEAEIKRINKELANIRSKFKGDKALDGYSKKKYVCKLLFIFLLGHDIDFGHMEAVNLLSSNKYTEKQIGYLFISVLVNSNSELIRLINNAIKNDLASRNPTFMCLALHCIANVGSREMAEAFASEIPRILVAGDTMDSVKQSAALCLLRLYKTSPDLVPMGEWTSRVVHLLNDQHMGVVTAAVSLITCLCRKNPDDFKTCVSLAVSRLSRIVSSASTDLQDYTYYFVPAPWLSVKLLRLLQCYPPPEDAAVKGRLVECLETILNKAQEPPKSKKVQHSNAKNAILFEAISLIIHYDSEPNLLVRACNQLGQFLQHRETNLRYLALESMCTLASSEFSHEAVKTHIETVINALKTERDVSVRQRAADLLYAMCDRTNSKQIVSEMLSYLETADYSIREEIVLKVAVLAEKYAVDYSWYVDTILNLIRIAGDYVSEEVWYRVIQIVINRDDVQGYAAKTVFEALQAPACHENMVKVGGYILGEFGNLIAGDPRSSPLVQFNLLHSKFHLCSVSTRALLLSTYIKFINLFPETKTTIQDVLRSDSQIRNADVELQQRAVEYLKLSSIASTDVLATVLEEMPPFPERESSILAKLKKKKGPGAVSELEEGKKDQNSEINGGVEPTTSTASTPSPSADLLGLRAAAVTGLAAPTPGNLLVDVFSDTPTSSASVAPGAEDNFLSSGTAASEDPALPIAEADELLNKFVCKNNGVLFENQLLQIGVKSEFRQNLGRMYLFYGNKTSVQFQSFTPTVSYPGELQNQLNIQTKPVDPIVEGGAQLQQVLNIECLSDFDEAPLINIKFRYGGTLQNITVKLPITINKFFQATEMPSQDFFQRWKQLSLPQQEAQKIFKANHPMDSEVTKAKLLGFGSALLDKVDPNPDNYVAAGIVQTKSVQVGCLLRLEPNIQAQMYRLTLRSSKEAVSKHLCDLLSKQF; encoded by the exons GGCTACCTTTTCATCTCGGTTCTTGTGAATTCCAACAGCGAACTTATTCGCCTCATTAACAATGCAATCAAAAACGACCTGGCCAGCCGTAACCCTACTTTCATGTGCCTGGCCCTGCACTGCATTGCTAATGTGGGGAGCAGAGAAATGGCCGAAGCATTTGCCTCTGAGATCCCAAGGATTCTGGTAGCAGG GGACACCATGGACAGTGTAAAGCAGAGTGCGGCCCTCTGTTTATTGAGGTTATACAAAACTTCCCCAGATCTTGTACCTATGGGGGAATGGACATCGCGGGTGGTTCATCTTCTTAATGATCAACACATG GGAGTGGTGACAGCGGCTGTCAGTCTAATCACCTGCCTCTGTCGGAAAAACCCGGATGACTTCAAAACCTGCGTCTCGCTGGCGGTGTCTCGACTAAGCCGG ATTGTCTCATCAGCCTCCACAGACCTGCAGGATTACACATATTACTTTGTACCCGCTCCCTGGCTCTCCGTAAAACTGCTGCGCCTTCTCCAGTGCTACCCACCTCCAG AGGATGCTGCCGTGAAGGGTCGCCTCGTGGAGTGCCTTGAAACTATCCTAAACAAAGCACAGGAGCCTCCCAAATCAAAGAAAGTGCAACATTCCAACGCAAAGAATGCTATACTGTTTGAAGCCATCAGCCTAATTATTCACTATGACAG TGAACCTAATTTGCTGGTGAGAGCCTGCAACCAGCTCGGCCAGTTCCTGCAGCACCGTGAGACCAACCTTCGTTACCTTGCGCTGGAGAGTATGTGCACACTGGCCAGTTCTGAATTCTCACATGAGGCCGTCAAAACCCACATCGAAACAGTCATCAATGCCCTAAAG ACGGAGAGAGACGTCAGCGTTCGACAGAGAGCAGCAGATCTCCTTTATGCCATGTGCGACCGTACAAACTCCAAGCAGATTGTATCTGAAATGCTTAGTTACCTGGAAACAGCCGACTACTCAATTAGGGAAGAAATT GTACTGAAAGTTGCCGTCTTGGCTGAGAAATATGCTGTGGACTACAGCTGGTACGTGGACACGATCCTGAATCTGATTCGTATAGCCGGAGATTATGTCAGTGAAGAGGTCTGGTACCGGGTCATCCAGATCGTCATTAACCGTGATGATGTACAAGGCTATGCTGCCAAAACTGTGTTTGAG GCTCTACAGGCACCTGCTTGCCATGAAAACATGGTGAAGGTGGGAGGCTATATCCTGGGCGAATTTGGTAACCTTATTGCTGGAGATCCTAGGTCTAG TCCCCTCGTGCAGTTCAACCTGCTTCACTCCAAGTTCCATCTGTGCAGCGTATCGACCCGAGCCCTCCTCCTCTCCACCTATATCAAATTCATAAACCTCTTCCCTGAGACCAAGACTACGATTCAGGATGTGCTGCGCTCTGACAGTCAGATCAGAAATGCTGACGTGGAACTGCAACAGAGGGCCGTGGAATATCTGAAACTCAGCTCCATCGCCAGTACAGATGTACTT GCAACGGTTTTGGAGGAGATGCCTCCTTTCCCAGAACGGGAATCCTCCATCCTGGCAAAACTAAAGAAGAAGAAGGGACCGGGTGCTGTCAGTGAGttagaagaaggaaagaaagatcAGAACTCTGAAATCAATGGCGGAGTGGAACCAACCACAAGTACTGCT TCCACTCCTTCCCCGTCTGCTGATCTTCTCGGGCTTCGAGCTGCTGCTGTCACAGGATTAGCAGCACCGACTCCCGGCAACCTACTGGTTGATGTATTTTCAGACACGCCTACGTCTTCAGCGTCTGTAGCCCCCGGGGCTGAAGATAATTTCCTCAG CTCTGGTACTGCTGCTTCCGAGGATCCTGCTTTGCCTATTGCTGAGGCTGATGAGCTTCTAAACAA GTTTGTGTGCAAGAATAATGGAGTCCTGTTTGAAAACCAACTCTTGCAGATCGGGGTGAAATCAGAATTCCGCCAGAACCTGG GGCGAATGTATCTCTTCTATGGAAACAAAACGTCTGTACAGTTCCAGAGTTTTACGCCAACCGTTTCATATCCAGGAGAACTTCAGAACC AGCTTAACATTCAGACTAAACCAGTAGACCCAATAGTAGAAGGGGGTGCACAGTTACAGCAGGTGTTGAACATTGAGTGCCTGTCTGATTTTGACGAAGCCCCTCTCATTAATATTAAATTCAG GTACGGAGGGACGTTGCAGAACATCACCGTGAAATTGCCAATTACCATCAACAAATTCTTCCAGGCTACAGAAATGCCATCCCAGGACTTCTTCCAGCGCTGGAAGCAGCTCAGTCT CCCACAGCAAGAAGCACAGAAGATTTTTAAAGCCAACCATCCCATGGACTCTGAAGTGACTAAAGCAAAG CTGCTGGGATTTGGCTCAGCGCTGTTAGATAAAGTAGATCCAAATCCAGACAACTATGTGGCAGCCGGCATCGTCCAAACGAAATCAGTCCAGGTGGGCTGCCTGCTGCGTCTAGAACCCAACATCCAAGCCCag ATGTACCGTCTGACATTGAGAAGCAGCAAAGAAGCCGTATCCAAGCACCTGTGTGACCTCTTGTCCAAGCAGTTTTAA
- the LOC108696787 gene encoding AP-2 complex subunit alpha-1 isoform X2: protein MPAVSKGDGMRGLAVFISDIRNCKSKEAEIKRINKELANIRSKFKGDKALDGYSKKKYVCKLLFIFLLGHDIDFGHMEAVNLLSSNKYTEKQIGYLFISVLVNSNSELIRLINNAIKNDLASRNPTFMCLALHCIANVGSREMAEAFASEIPRILVAGDTMDSVKQSAALCLLRLYKTSPDLVPMGEWTSRVVHLLNDQHMGVVTAAVSLITCLCRKNPDDFKTCVSLAVSRLSRIVSSASTDLQDYTYYFVPAPWLSVKLLRLLQCYPPPEDAAVKGRLVECLETILNKAQEPPKSKKVQHSNAKNAILFEAISLIIHYDSEPNLLVRACNQLGQFLQHRETNLRYLALESMCTLASSEFSHEAVKTHIETVINALKTERDVSVRQRAADLLYAMCDRTNSKQIVSEMLSYLETADYSIREEIVLKVAVLAEKYAVDYSWYVDTILNLIRIAGDYVSEEVWYRVIQIVINRDDVQGYAAKTVFEALQAPACHENMVKVGGYILGEFGNLIAGDPRSSPLVQFNLLHSKFHLCSVSTRALLLSTYIKFINLFPETKTTIQDVLRSDSQIRNADVELQQRAVEYLKLSSIASTDVLATVLEEMPPFPERESSILAKLKKKKGPGAVSELEEGKKDQNSEINGGVEPTTSTASTPSPSADLLGLRAAAVTGLAAPTPGNLLVDVFSDTPTSSASVAPGAEDNFLRFVCKNNGVLFENQLLQIGVKSEFRQNLGRMYLFYGNKTSVQFQSFTPTVSYPGELQNQLNIQTKPVDPIVEGGAQLQQVLNIECLSDFDEAPLINIKFRYGGTLQNITVKLPITINKFFQATEMPSQDFFQRWKQLSLPQQEAQKIFKANHPMDSEVTKAKLLGFGSALLDKVDPNPDNYVAAGIVQTKSVQVGCLLRLEPNIQAQMYRLTLRSSKEAVSKHLCDLLSKQF, encoded by the exons GGCTACCTTTTCATCTCGGTTCTTGTGAATTCCAACAGCGAACTTATTCGCCTCATTAACAATGCAATCAAAAACGACCTGGCCAGCCGTAACCCTACTTTCATGTGCCTGGCCCTGCACTGCATTGCTAATGTGGGGAGCAGAGAAATGGCCGAAGCATTTGCCTCTGAGATCCCAAGGATTCTGGTAGCAGG GGACACCATGGACAGTGTAAAGCAGAGTGCGGCCCTCTGTTTATTGAGGTTATACAAAACTTCCCCAGATCTTGTACCTATGGGGGAATGGACATCGCGGGTGGTTCATCTTCTTAATGATCAACACATG GGAGTGGTGACAGCGGCTGTCAGTCTAATCACCTGCCTCTGTCGGAAAAACCCGGATGACTTCAAAACCTGCGTCTCGCTGGCGGTGTCTCGACTAAGCCGG ATTGTCTCATCAGCCTCCACAGACCTGCAGGATTACACATATTACTTTGTACCCGCTCCCTGGCTCTCCGTAAAACTGCTGCGCCTTCTCCAGTGCTACCCACCTCCAG AGGATGCTGCCGTGAAGGGTCGCCTCGTGGAGTGCCTTGAAACTATCCTAAACAAAGCACAGGAGCCTCCCAAATCAAAGAAAGTGCAACATTCCAACGCAAAGAATGCTATACTGTTTGAAGCCATCAGCCTAATTATTCACTATGACAG TGAACCTAATTTGCTGGTGAGAGCCTGCAACCAGCTCGGCCAGTTCCTGCAGCACCGTGAGACCAACCTTCGTTACCTTGCGCTGGAGAGTATGTGCACACTGGCCAGTTCTGAATTCTCACATGAGGCCGTCAAAACCCACATCGAAACAGTCATCAATGCCCTAAAG ACGGAGAGAGACGTCAGCGTTCGACAGAGAGCAGCAGATCTCCTTTATGCCATGTGCGACCGTACAAACTCCAAGCAGATTGTATCTGAAATGCTTAGTTACCTGGAAACAGCCGACTACTCAATTAGGGAAGAAATT GTACTGAAAGTTGCCGTCTTGGCTGAGAAATATGCTGTGGACTACAGCTGGTACGTGGACACGATCCTGAATCTGATTCGTATAGCCGGAGATTATGTCAGTGAAGAGGTCTGGTACCGGGTCATCCAGATCGTCATTAACCGTGATGATGTACAAGGCTATGCTGCCAAAACTGTGTTTGAG GCTCTACAGGCACCTGCTTGCCATGAAAACATGGTGAAGGTGGGAGGCTATATCCTGGGCGAATTTGGTAACCTTATTGCTGGAGATCCTAGGTCTAG TCCCCTCGTGCAGTTCAACCTGCTTCACTCCAAGTTCCATCTGTGCAGCGTATCGACCCGAGCCCTCCTCCTCTCCACCTATATCAAATTCATAAACCTCTTCCCTGAGACCAAGACTACGATTCAGGATGTGCTGCGCTCTGACAGTCAGATCAGAAATGCTGACGTGGAACTGCAACAGAGGGCCGTGGAATATCTGAAACTCAGCTCCATCGCCAGTACAGATGTACTT GCAACGGTTTTGGAGGAGATGCCTCCTTTCCCAGAACGGGAATCCTCCATCCTGGCAAAACTAAAGAAGAAGAAGGGACCGGGTGCTGTCAGTGAGttagaagaaggaaagaaagatcAGAACTCTGAAATCAATGGCGGAGTGGAACCAACCACAAGTACTGCT TCCACTCCTTCCCCGTCTGCTGATCTTCTCGGGCTTCGAGCTGCTGCTGTCACAGGATTAGCAGCACCGACTCCCGGCAACCTACTGGTTGATGTATTTTCAGACACGCCTACGTCTTCAGCGTCTGTAGCCCCCGGGGCTGAAGATAATTTCCTCAG GTTTGTGTGCAAGAATAATGGAGTCCTGTTTGAAAACCAACTCTTGCAGATCGGGGTGAAATCAGAATTCCGCCAGAACCTGG GGCGAATGTATCTCTTCTATGGAAACAAAACGTCTGTACAGTTCCAGAGTTTTACGCCAACCGTTTCATATCCAGGAGAACTTCAGAACC AGCTTAACATTCAGACTAAACCAGTAGACCCAATAGTAGAAGGGGGTGCACAGTTACAGCAGGTGTTGAACATTGAGTGCCTGTCTGATTTTGACGAAGCCCCTCTCATTAATATTAAATTCAG GTACGGAGGGACGTTGCAGAACATCACCGTGAAATTGCCAATTACCATCAACAAATTCTTCCAGGCTACAGAAATGCCATCCCAGGACTTCTTCCAGCGCTGGAAGCAGCTCAGTCT CCCACAGCAAGAAGCACAGAAGATTTTTAAAGCCAACCATCCCATGGACTCTGAAGTGACTAAAGCAAAG CTGCTGGGATTTGGCTCAGCGCTGTTAGATAAAGTAGATCCAAATCCAGACAACTATGTGGCAGCCGGCATCGTCCAAACGAAATCAGTCCAGGTGGGCTGCCTGCTGCGTCTAGAACCCAACATCCAAGCCCag ATGTACCGTCTGACATTGAGAAGCAGCAAAGAAGCCGTATCCAAGCACCTGTGTGACCTCTTGTCCAAGCAGTTTTAA